In Harmonia axyridis chromosome X, icHarAxyr1.1, whole genome shotgun sequence, a single window of DNA contains:
- the LOC123686349 gene encoding calcium uptake protein 3, mitochondrial isoform X1 yields MATLNRIFRQICSRKKFFQTRKLTLKTNTCNENRSLKLTFAVGGTLALYTAYKLKVSEVHASQLKPEKDTKQVKLTSREKRFIRFASVEYNGQLYMTPKDFLESVVEAEPRPRLKRKNLTDKDIEKMKEYTPPLNQGGSRLFRNLRDKGIISYTEYLFLLSVLTKPQSGFRIAFNMFDTDGNQKVDKNEFLVITNLFGSKKNEELQRMEKIFSHAWRGKRGLSTDADKVATIQDQYVDDEEGLQRKHLVDTSLSLHFFGPKGNNELNFESFRQFMLNLQMEVLELEFSEFAKGLPTISEVDFAKILLRYTYLDTDEYDMYLDRLLDRIKETKGITFDEFHVFCLFLNNLEDFSIAMKMYTLADHPISKDEFHRAVKICTGTSLSPHLIHTVFAIFDDDGDGLLSYREFIAIMKDRLHRGFKSYPKNEGWEAFKVCVKQEMKAT; encoded by the exons ATGGCAACGTTAAACAGAATTTTTCGGCAGATttgttcgagaaaaaaattctttcaaacgAGAAAATTGACATTGAAGACGAATACGTGCAATGAAAATAGAAGTTTAAAATTAACTTTTGCTGTCGGAGGAACTTTAGCTCTATATACAGCGTATAAACTGAAAGTTTCTGAAGTGCATGCTAGTCAGTTGAAGCCT GAAAAAGATACGAAACAAGTGAAATTAACATCACGCGAAAAAAGATTCATCAGATTCGCATCAGTGGAATATAATGGCCAACTCTATATGACTCCAAAAGATTTTTTGGAGTCTGTAGTTGAAGCAGAACCAAGAC CTAGACTCAAAAGGAAAAATCTTACTGATAAAGATATAGAGAAAATGAAGGAATATACTCCACCTCTAAATCAAGGTGGTTCTAGACTCTTTCGAAATTTGAGGGACAAAG GAATCATTTCATACACAGAATATCTGTTTTTGCTATCAGTATTAACAA AACCCCAATCTGGCTTCAGAATTGCCTTCAATATGTTCGATACAGACGGAAATCAAAAAGTtgacaaaaatgaatttttggtT ATTACGAATTTATTCGGCAGTAAAAAGAATGAAGAACTACAGCGT atggaaaaaatattcagcCATGCTTGGCGAGGAAAAAGAGGACTTTCAACCGATGCTGACAAGGTGGCAACTATACAAGATCAATATGTTGACGATGAAGAAGGGCTACAAAGGAAACATTTAGTTGACACCTCCCTCAGCTTGCATTTTTTTGGGCCAAAGGGAAACAATGAGCTCAATTTCGAAAGTTTTAGGCAGTTCATGCTCAATTTGCAGATGGAAGTACTGGAACTTGAATTCAGCGAATTTGCCAAAGGTCTGCCGACTATATCTGAAGTTGATTTCGCCAAAATTCTGCTTAGGTACACTTATCTGGACACAGATGAGTATGATATGTACCTCGATCGACTTTTAGATAGAATCAAAGAAACCAAAGGCATAACATTCGatgaatttcatgttttctgttTGTTTCTCAACAATCTGGAAGACTTCAGCATAGCCATGAAAATGTATACTCTAGCGGATCACCCAATTTCTAAAG atgaatTCCACAGAGCTGTGAAAATATGTACCGGAACTAGTTTGAGTCCACATTTAATCCACACTGTCTTTGCAATTTTCGATGATGACGGTGATGGATTGTTGAGTTACAGAGAGTTTATAGCAATTATGAAAGATCGTCTCCATAGAGGATTCAAA
- the LOC123686349 gene encoding calcium uptake protein 3, mitochondrial isoform X2 produces MATLNRIFRQICSRKKFFQTRKLTLKTNTCNENRSLKLTFAVGGTLALYTAYKLKVSEVHASQLKPEKDTKQVKLTSREKRFIRFASVEYNGQLYMTPKDFLESVVEAEPRPRLKRKNLTDKDIEKMKEYTPPLNQGGSRLFRNLRDKGIISYTEYLFLLSVLTKPQSGFRIAFNMFDTDGNQKVDKNEFLVMEKIFSHAWRGKRGLSTDADKVATIQDQYVDDEEGLQRKHLVDTSLSLHFFGPKGNNELNFESFRQFMLNLQMEVLELEFSEFAKGLPTISEVDFAKILLRYTYLDTDEYDMYLDRLLDRIKETKGITFDEFHVFCLFLNNLEDFSIAMKMYTLADHPISKDEFHRAVKICTGTSLSPHLIHTVFAIFDDDGDGLLSYREFIAIMKDRLHRGFKSYPKNEGWEAFKVCVKQEMKAT; encoded by the exons ATGGCAACGTTAAACAGAATTTTTCGGCAGATttgttcgagaaaaaaattctttcaaacgAGAAAATTGACATTGAAGACGAATACGTGCAATGAAAATAGAAGTTTAAAATTAACTTTTGCTGTCGGAGGAACTTTAGCTCTATATACAGCGTATAAACTGAAAGTTTCTGAAGTGCATGCTAGTCAGTTGAAGCCT GAAAAAGATACGAAACAAGTGAAATTAACATCACGCGAAAAAAGATTCATCAGATTCGCATCAGTGGAATATAATGGCCAACTCTATATGACTCCAAAAGATTTTTTGGAGTCTGTAGTTGAAGCAGAACCAAGAC CTAGACTCAAAAGGAAAAATCTTACTGATAAAGATATAGAGAAAATGAAGGAATATACTCCACCTCTAAATCAAGGTGGTTCTAGACTCTTTCGAAATTTGAGGGACAAAG GAATCATTTCATACACAGAATATCTGTTTTTGCTATCAGTATTAACAA AACCCCAATCTGGCTTCAGAATTGCCTTCAATATGTTCGATACAGACGGAAATCAAAAAGTtgacaaaaatgaatttttggtT atggaaaaaatattcagcCATGCTTGGCGAGGAAAAAGAGGACTTTCAACCGATGCTGACAAGGTGGCAACTATACAAGATCAATATGTTGACGATGAAGAAGGGCTACAAAGGAAACATTTAGTTGACACCTCCCTCAGCTTGCATTTTTTTGGGCCAAAGGGAAACAATGAGCTCAATTTCGAAAGTTTTAGGCAGTTCATGCTCAATTTGCAGATGGAAGTACTGGAACTTGAATTCAGCGAATTTGCCAAAGGTCTGCCGACTATATCTGAAGTTGATTTCGCCAAAATTCTGCTTAGGTACACTTATCTGGACACAGATGAGTATGATATGTACCTCGATCGACTTTTAGATAGAATCAAAGAAACCAAAGGCATAACATTCGatgaatttcatgttttctgttTGTTTCTCAACAATCTGGAAGACTTCAGCATAGCCATGAAAATGTATACTCTAGCGGATCACCCAATTTCTAAAG atgaatTCCACAGAGCTGTGAAAATATGTACCGGAACTAGTTTGAGTCCACATTTAATCCACACTGTCTTTGCAATTTTCGATGATGACGGTGATGGATTGTTGAGTTACAGAGAGTTTATAGCAATTATGAAAGATCGTCTCCATAGAGGATTCAAA